The following are from one region of the Gammaproteobacteria bacterium genome:
- the lpxL gene encoding LpxL/LpxP family Kdo(2)-lipid IV(A) lauroyl/palmitoleoyl acyltransferase, with amino-acid sequence MTDTSFPASRFLSPRYWPLWIGFGITWSLARLPYAWLMRAGRMLGRLLLALPGHRRHVASVNLALCFPELTDAQRYDLLRRHFESLGMGMMEIVLSWWASPARLRPLAHVEGVEHLDMALNEGRGVILLMAHFTTVEIATTLLAMRVPLYATYRPHNNALFEEVMRRARQRHGSVIDHGNIRAMLRALKNNKAVWYSPDQDYSGNHSVFVPFFGVSAATMTATAELARLGNASVIPIFPERLPGDQGYRITLQPALENFPSGDAEKDTARINALFEAQVRLIPEQYLWVHRRFKSRPTGSKGVY; translated from the coding sequence GTGACTGATACCTCATTTCCCGCCAGCCGTTTCCTTTCTCCCCGTTACTGGCCGCTCTGGATAGGCTTCGGTATTACGTGGTCCCTGGCCCGGCTGCCATATGCCTGGTTGATGCGCGCGGGTCGCATGCTGGGCAGGTTGCTGCTGGCGCTGCCCGGGCATCGGCGGCATGTCGCCTCCGTCAATCTGGCGCTGTGTTTCCCGGAGTTGACCGATGCTCAGCGCTACGACCTGCTTCGCAGGCACTTCGAGTCGCTGGGCATGGGTATGATGGAGATTGTGCTGTCCTGGTGGGCGTCGCCCGCGCGATTGCGTCCTCTGGCGCATGTGGAAGGGGTGGAACATCTCGATATGGCACTGAATGAGGGACGGGGGGTGATCCTGCTCATGGCGCACTTTACCACCGTGGAAATTGCCACAACATTATTGGCCATGCGCGTGCCGCTGTATGCCACCTACCGCCCGCATAACAATGCGTTGTTTGAAGAGGTGATGCGCCGTGCGCGCCAGCGGCACGGCTCGGTCATTGATCATGGCAACATCCGCGCCATGCTGCGCGCGCTCAAGAACAACAAGGCGGTGTGGTATTCACCCGACCAGGATTATTCGGGCAACCATAGTGTCTTTGTGCCCTTCTTCGGTGTGTCGGCAGCGACCATGACAGCAACGGCGGAGCTGGCGCGTCTTGGCAACGCATCGGTGATTCCGATCTTTCCCGAGCGCCTGCCGGGTGACCAGGGTTACCGGATTACCTTGCAGCCCGCATTAGAGAATTTCCCCAGCGGTGACGCTGAGAAGGATACCGCGCGCATCAACGCGCTTTTTGAGGCGCAGGTGCGCCTCATCCCTGAGCAGTATTTGTGGGTGCATCGCCGGTTCAAGTCACGGCCAACGG